The nucleotide sequence CGCACCTGCGCCACGTCCACGTCGAGGATGATCGCGGCATCCTCCTCCGAGAAGCCTTCCAGGCAGGAGAGCAGGAAGGCCTGGCGCGGAAGCGGCGTGATCTGGCCGAGGCGTACCTCCGCCGGCAGGTCATGCTGCACCTGCTCGCGCCTGCCGTTGACCGAGAGCGAATTCCAGATCCGCGTGAAGACCCGGAACAGGTCGGCCTTGACGTTGGTGCTGCGCCCGAGGGTTTCGGGTTCGTTGACCAGCGTTTCCAAGGTCGCGGCGACGTAGGCGTCACCTGCCACCTGGCTGCCCGTGAGCGCGCGCGCGTAGCGCCGCAGGTAGGGCAGGTGCTGCACAACGAGTTGCGATGTGGACATTCGATCCCCTGTGGCTTGCGGTGTTCTCTCGCCGCCTCCCGCCCAACGCGGGTGGACCGGCTGCGTTCCGGTTGAAGCGGAACCGAAGTTGGATCCTAGCGTTGCTGAAGCAGCCATGACGTATGTCAAGCCGCAAGACAATGCGGCGGGCGCGGGTTCACCCGGCCCAAGGGGATGCCGTGAATGAATGACGACGGGAAGGCGGGTGCCGTCCGCGCCGGAGGTTTGCCGGCGACCGAGGAGGCTGCACCGCCGCGTGGCGAGGGCACCGGTCCGAATGTGACGGGTGCCGACCGTCCGTCCGACGCGGGGCTCAATACATTTGCCAGGACCCGGCTCGGCACCCATCTGCGCGCGATGTACGACGCCGTGGTGCAGCAGCCGGTACCGGACCAGTTCCGCGATCTGATCGCTCGTCTTGAGGCTGGCGAGGCCCGCGCCGCTGAAGCTCCGCGAGCCGAGGCACAGGAAACCGATGCGGCGCCCGGCACCGGGATCGACCGGCGGGGCGCCTGATGTCTGGTCCGGCCACCGCTCACCGAGTGGCGGCCGGATTCATCCTCAAAGTGTCGGCGAGCGGCCGCGCAACAGGCCGATGACGGCCGAGATGGCGAACAGCACGATCGCGACGAAGAAGACGAGCTTCGCGGCCTCCATGGCCGTACCGGCGATGCCGCCGAAGCCCAGCAGAGCGGCCACGAGGGCCACGACGAGAAATGTAACGGCCCAACCGAGCATTGTTCTGGTCCTTCGAATAGTTCCGCCGCGGCAGTGTGCGGCTATCTGGACTTAGAAACGCCAAGTTTCGGCCATGGTTCCGCCGGTTTCGGTAGGGGGCTGCTTTACTCCCGATCGCGATTCCGTGACCGCGCGCCTCGACCGCCGCGGCGTTGCGCCGCCCCAGTCGCGCCGTCCTCTCGCAGTTGGGTGCCGGTGCACCCATATCCTGTTGGACGAGGCCGGACGGCCGGCGGAACGCAGGCGTGTCCGCGGCGTTCGACTGTGTGAAGATGTCCGTAACCAGTTGTCGAGAGACCCTGCGATGAGAAACGCCCCCGCGCTCGCCGCGCGCCTCGCCCAGACGGTCACCGAAGCCCTGGCCCGCGCGAGCGAGCGGCTCCTCGATCTCGTGGAGCCGCGGCGGCAGGCCCAGCTCGTCCCGGTTCGAGTGCGCCGTCACCCGCGGCAGGGAAGCCGCTGAGCCCGACCCAGACGCGGGCACGCATCAGCCAAGCACCAGTTCGGCGAAGCCGCTCGGAGACGGGCGGCTTCGTTGTTTTCGGGGCCCCGCGACTTATCCACGGCCCGTTCCGGTCCGCGCCGGTTCACGGGACCCTGCGCGCTTGCCCCGGATGCGGGGCAATCTGGCCAGGAACGGCACGGGTCGCGCCATATTCGATCATCGAGACGGGTCCACACTCGTTCGATCCCTGATGACGCCGGACGGACCCGTTCTCCGCCACACTTGCCCCGGCCCGATCGGTCAGGCCTAGCTTTCGCCGGGCGTCCGGTTTCGGCGACGCGGTCTCGGTCGCGGGCCTCGCGCCTGCGCGGGCCGGCACGCCCGATCCGGGGGATGGGCGAGATGGGCGTGGACGCGCGGATGTTGCGGGGACTGGCGGCCGTGGGCCCCTGTCGGCGGCTGATCGCTCCGCTCCTCGCGGGCCTCGTCCTCGGGGTCGGCGGCGTCACGTTGGCCTCGGGCGTCGGTCACGCCTCCGACGGCCGCAATCCGTTCAGCTTCCTCGAAGCACTCTTCCGCGGGCCCCCGCCCGAGCCGGCGCCGCGGCAGGCCGCGCGCTACGTCGCCCTGCCCGAACCGGGCGCGCTGCCCCGCCGCCACATCGTCCCGGCCGCGCGGCCGGGCCCCGCCCTGACCACCCATTGGCAGGGACGGCGCGACGCGATCCGCCGCAGCACCCGCCTGTCCCGCCCGGCCGCCGAGGGCTGGGACGGACGCCGCACCGTCTGCGTGCGGATGTGCGACGGCTACCTCTTCCCCATCGGCAACCTGCGGGCGCGCGCCGACCTGCCGGTCCACGAGGCGGCCTGCGCCGCCGCCTGCCCCGGGGCGCGCACGAACCTCTACACCCTCGCGGCGGGCTCGACCGAGCTCGACCAGGCGGTGAGCCCGCAGGGGCAGCCCTACCGGGCCTCGGCGCTCGCCAACGTCTATCGCCAGCGCCGCGTCGCGGACTGTTCCTGCCAGGGGGCGGAGGGGCGCCCGCTCCTCTCGGTCGCGCAAGACGCCACCCTGCAGGCGGGCGACGCCGTGGCGACCCGGGACTCGGCACGCGTGGCGGTGCGCGCCTCGGGCAGCCTCGCCCTCGTCGATTATCGCACCGCCCGGATCCCGGGCAGCGCCCGGCGGCAGATCGAGGACCGGGTCGGCGCGCTCCAACGCGAGGCGCAGGCGCGCGCCTTCCGGCAGGTGCTGCGGGCGGCCGAGCGCGAGAGCGTGGTGCGGGTCGCCTCGGTCGGCGGCTTCCTGATGCCGGAGCGCGCGCCCAGCGGCTTCGTGCCCCTGCGGGTCGTGCAGCCCTCGCCCTATGGCCGCTGAGGGCTTCGGCGCTGACACGCCGCGCGCGATGGCGTAGGCGTCGTCCGTTCGCGGGCGATGGGCGGAGCGGTCGATGGCGGAAGGCCCCGATTTCGAGACGGCGCTGCCGGAAGCGGGCCGCTTCGAGGCGCTGACCCCGCTGGTGCGACGGCTGGTGGCGCCCAACGCCTCCCCCTTCACCGCGAGCGGCACCTGCACCTACGTGGTCGGGCGGGGCCAGGTCGCGGTGATTGATCCGGGCCCCGAGGATCCGGGCCATCTCGACCGCCTGCTCGGCGGGCTTGCCGGCGAGACGGTCGCGCAGGTCGTCGTCACCCACACCCACCGCGACCATTCGCCGGGCGCGCGGCTGCTCAAGGCCCGCACGGGCGCGCCC is from Methylobacterium radiodurans and encodes:
- a CDS encoding NepR family anti-sigma factor produces the protein MNDDGKAGAVRAGGLPATEEAAPPRGEGTGPNVTGADRPSDAGLNTFARTRLGTHLRAMYDAVVQQPVPDQFRDLIARLEAGEARAAEAPRAEAQETDAAPGTGIDRRGA
- a CDS encoding DUF1328 domain-containing protein, with product MLGWAVTFLVVALVAALLGFGGIAGTAMEAAKLVFFVAIVLFAISAVIGLLRGRSPTL
- a CDS encoding DUF2865 domain-containing protein, with product MGEMGVDARMLRGLAAVGPCRRLIAPLLAGLVLGVGGVTLASGVGHASDGRNPFSFLEALFRGPPPEPAPRQAARYVALPEPGALPRRHIVPAARPGPALTTHWQGRRDAIRRSTRLSRPAAEGWDGRRTVCVRMCDGYLFPIGNLRARADLPVHEAACAAACPGARTNLYTLAAGSTELDQAVSPQGQPYRASALANVYRQRRVADCSCQGAEGRPLLSVAQDATLQAGDAVATRDSARVAVRASGSLALVDYRTARIPGSARRQIEDRVGALQREAQARAFRQVLRAAERESVVRVASVGGFLMPERAPSGFVPLRVVQPSPYGR